The following proteins are co-located in the Pelecanus crispus isolate bPelCri1 chromosome 5, bPelCri1.pri, whole genome shotgun sequence genome:
- the CLCC1 gene encoding chloride channel CLIC-like protein 1 isoform X2 has translation MLFLLVLYAAVLIESGKVHDDEWIDPTDMLNYDAASGTMRRPYKANYHDSEDKAVDTVSAEILASCSREVDSLQQKIAECEKRNAKSRESRSFYILKRYLNKILNEAGKLGLPEEDVGHIHYDAEIILTKKTHLEIVRFLNEETWQSGAVDDALSDILINFKHHDYEAWHWRFEDAFGIDLYNIFLILLCLVCIVIVIATEIWTRIHWFVQLKRVLLISFLISFAWNWLYLYKLAFAQHQAEIAKMGQFDNVCAEKLDWRESLIEWLRSKWMFQDDPCQKYYETLLVNPVLLVPPTKALAITFTNFVTEPLKHVGQGIGEFIKALMKEIPFILQVPVLIMMALAVLAFCYGAGSSVSMLRYLTSFQKRSLPPPDGQQEKIDFGQYDGSKSDGYYSQKLPYVHRELYDRGDAPMRPGNGSRSPDTRHTSNEPATQVEESHKPEPGNRLHTQSEVCRLETITAENLTEEHALEQQKQETGKAERKTGENCEPNKTLEGKSSAMEPCEEKKKSSSPDSQEGD, from the exons ATGCTGTTTCTTTTGGTATTGTATGCAGCTGTGCTAATAGAGAGTGGTAAAGTTCACGATGATGAATGGATTGACCCCACGGATATGCTCAATTACGATGCAGCATCAGGAACAATGAGAAGACCTTACAAG GCAAACTATCATGACTCTGAGGATAAGGCTGTGGATACAGTCAGTGCTGAAATCTTAGCGAGTTGTTCCAGGGAAGTAGATTCCTTGCAACAGAAG ATTGCAGAATGTGAGAAGAGGAATGCCAAATCACGTGAAAGCCGTAGCTTTTATATTTTGAAGCGATACTTGAATAAGATTTTAAATGAAGCTGGAAAACTTGGCCTT CCTGAGGAAGATGTGGGCCACATCCATTATGATGCTGAGATCATCCTTACAAAAAAGACACATTTGGAGATTGTCAGGTTTCTCAATGAGGAAACTTGGCAGTCTGGTGCTGTGGATGATGCACTTAGTGATATTTTGATCAATTTTAAGCACCATGATTATGAAGCTTGGCACTGGAGATTTGAAGACGCTTTTGGAATTGATCTATATAATATCTTTTTG atactCTTGTGCTTAGTGTGCATTGTAATTGTAATAGCTACAGAGATCTGGACACGTATTCATTGGTTTGTTCAGCTAAAACGTGTTTTATTAATAAGTTTTCTCATCAGTTTTGCATGGAATTGGCTGTACTTGTATAAG CTGGCCTTTGCGCAGCATCAAGCAGAAATTGCGAAAATGGGGCAGTTTGATAACGTCTGCGCTGAGAAGTTGGACTGGAGGGAAAGTCTTATTG AATGGCTCAGAAGTAAATGGATGTTTCAGGATGATCCCTGTCAGAAGTACTATGAAACTCTACTAGTAAATCCTGTTTTGCTGGTTCCACCGACAAAG gCATTGGCAATTACTTTCACCAACTTTGTAACTGAGCCTTTGAAGCACGTAGGACAAGGTATTGGTGAATTCATCAAAGCACTTATGAAGGAGATACCATTTATTCTGCAGGTTCCAGTGCTAATTATGATGGCTCTGGCTGTCCTG gCTTTCTGCTATGGTGCAGGATCATCAGTGTCTATGTTAAGATACTTGACatcttttcagaagagaagtCTTCCTCCACCTGATGGTCAACAGGAGAAAATAGACTTCGGGCAATATGATGGGAGTAAATCAGATGGCTATTATTCGCAGAAGCTTCCTTACGTTCATAGAGAACTTTATGACAGAGGCGATGCTCCTATGAGACCAGGAAATGGCAGCAGAAGTCCTGACACCAGGCATACAAGCAATGAGCCAGCTACGCAAGTAGAAGAGTCTCACAAACCAGAACCCGGT AATAGATTGCACACTCAGTCTGAAGTTTGTAGACTAGAAACTATCACAGCTGAAAACCTTACTGAAGAACATGCTCTtgagcagcagaaacaggagACAGGCAAAGCAGAGCGAAAGACTGGAGAAAATTGTGAGCCTAATAAAACCCTAGAAGGGAAAAGTTCTGCAATGGAACCatgtgaagagaagaaaaagagcagtTCACCTGACTCACAGGAAGGAGACTAA
- the CLCC1 gene encoding chloride channel CLIC-like protein 1 isoform X1, translated as MMLDPCLEAWAVLIESGKVHDDEWIDPTDMLNYDAASGTMRRPYKANYHDSEDKAVDTVSAEILASCSREVDSLQQKIAECEKRNAKSRESRSFYILKRYLNKILNEAGKLGLPEEDVGHIHYDAEIILTKKTHLEIVRFLNEETWQSGAVDDALSDILINFKHHDYEAWHWRFEDAFGIDLYNIFLILLCLVCIVIVIATEIWTRIHWFVQLKRVLLISFLISFAWNWLYLYKLAFAQHQAEIAKMGQFDNVCAEKLDWRESLIEWLRSKWMFQDDPCQKYYETLLVNPVLLVPPTKALAITFTNFVTEPLKHVGQGIGEFIKALMKEIPFILQVPVLIMMALAVLAFCYGAGSSVSMLRYLTSFQKRSLPPPDGQQEKIDFGQYDGSKSDGYYSQKLPYVHRELYDRGDAPMRPGNGSRSPDTRHTSNEPATQVEESHKPEPGNRLHTQSEVCRLETITAENLTEEHALEQQKQETGKAERKTGENCEPNKTLEGKSSAMEPCEEKKKSSSPDSQEGD; from the exons ATGATGCTGGACCCTTGTCTCGAAGCCTGGG CTGTGCTAATAGAGAGTGGTAAAGTTCACGATGATGAATGGATTGACCCCACGGATATGCTCAATTACGATGCAGCATCAGGAACAATGAGAAGACCTTACAAG GCAAACTATCATGACTCTGAGGATAAGGCTGTGGATACAGTCAGTGCTGAAATCTTAGCGAGTTGTTCCAGGGAAGTAGATTCCTTGCAACAGAAG ATTGCAGAATGTGAGAAGAGGAATGCCAAATCACGTGAAAGCCGTAGCTTTTATATTTTGAAGCGATACTTGAATAAGATTTTAAATGAAGCTGGAAAACTTGGCCTT CCTGAGGAAGATGTGGGCCACATCCATTATGATGCTGAGATCATCCTTACAAAAAAGACACATTTGGAGATTGTCAGGTTTCTCAATGAGGAAACTTGGCAGTCTGGTGCTGTGGATGATGCACTTAGTGATATTTTGATCAATTTTAAGCACCATGATTATGAAGCTTGGCACTGGAGATTTGAAGACGCTTTTGGAATTGATCTATATAATATCTTTTTG atactCTTGTGCTTAGTGTGCATTGTAATTGTAATAGCTACAGAGATCTGGACACGTATTCATTGGTTTGTTCAGCTAAAACGTGTTTTATTAATAAGTTTTCTCATCAGTTTTGCATGGAATTGGCTGTACTTGTATAAG CTGGCCTTTGCGCAGCATCAAGCAGAAATTGCGAAAATGGGGCAGTTTGATAACGTCTGCGCTGAGAAGTTGGACTGGAGGGAAAGTCTTATTG AATGGCTCAGAAGTAAATGGATGTTTCAGGATGATCCCTGTCAGAAGTACTATGAAACTCTACTAGTAAATCCTGTTTTGCTGGTTCCACCGACAAAG gCATTGGCAATTACTTTCACCAACTTTGTAACTGAGCCTTTGAAGCACGTAGGACAAGGTATTGGTGAATTCATCAAAGCACTTATGAAGGAGATACCATTTATTCTGCAGGTTCCAGTGCTAATTATGATGGCTCTGGCTGTCCTG gCTTTCTGCTATGGTGCAGGATCATCAGTGTCTATGTTAAGATACTTGACatcttttcagaagagaagtCTTCCTCCACCTGATGGTCAACAGGAGAAAATAGACTTCGGGCAATATGATGGGAGTAAATCAGATGGCTATTATTCGCAGAAGCTTCCTTACGTTCATAGAGAACTTTATGACAGAGGCGATGCTCCTATGAGACCAGGAAATGGCAGCAGAAGTCCTGACACCAGGCATACAAGCAATGAGCCAGCTACGCAAGTAGAAGAGTCTCACAAACCAGAACCCGGT AATAGATTGCACACTCAGTCTGAAGTTTGTAGACTAGAAACTATCACAGCTGAAAACCTTACTGAAGAACATGCTCTtgagcagcagaaacaggagACAGGCAAAGCAGAGCGAAAGACTGGAGAAAATTGTGAGCCTAATAAAACCCTAGAAGGGAAAAGTTCTGCAATGGAACCatgtgaagagaagaaaaagagcagtTCACCTGACTCACAGGAAGGAGACTAA
- the CLCC1 gene encoding chloride channel CLIC-like protein 1 isoform X4 produces MLFLLVLYAAVLIESGKVHDDEWIDPTDMLNYDAASGTMRRPYKIAECEKRNAKSRESRSFYILKRYLNKILNEAGKLGLPEEDVGHIHYDAEIILTKKTHLEIVRFLNEETWQSGAVDDALSDILINFKHHDYEAWHWRFEDAFGIDLYNIFLILLCLVCIVIVIATEIWTRIHWFVQLKRVLLISFLISFAWNWLYLYKLAFAQHQAEIAKMGQFDNVCAEKLDWRESLIEWLRSKWMFQDDPCQKYYETLLVNPVLLVPPTKALAITFTNFVTEPLKHVGQGIGEFIKALMKEIPFILQVPVLIMMALAVLAFCYGAGSSVSMLRYLTSFQKRSLPPPDGQQEKIDFGQYDGSKSDGYYSQKLPYVHRELYDRGDAPMRPGNGSRSPDTRHTSNEPATQVEESHKPEPGNRLHTQSEVCRLETITAENLTEEHALEQQKQETGKAERKTGENCEPNKTLEGKSSAMEPCEEKKKSSSPDSQEGD; encoded by the exons ATGCTGTTTCTTTTGGTATTGTATGCAGCTGTGCTAATAGAGAGTGGTAAAGTTCACGATGATGAATGGATTGACCCCACGGATATGCTCAATTACGATGCAGCATCAGGAACAATGAGAAGACCTTACAAG ATTGCAGAATGTGAGAAGAGGAATGCCAAATCACGTGAAAGCCGTAGCTTTTATATTTTGAAGCGATACTTGAATAAGATTTTAAATGAAGCTGGAAAACTTGGCCTT CCTGAGGAAGATGTGGGCCACATCCATTATGATGCTGAGATCATCCTTACAAAAAAGACACATTTGGAGATTGTCAGGTTTCTCAATGAGGAAACTTGGCAGTCTGGTGCTGTGGATGATGCACTTAGTGATATTTTGATCAATTTTAAGCACCATGATTATGAAGCTTGGCACTGGAGATTTGAAGACGCTTTTGGAATTGATCTATATAATATCTTTTTG atactCTTGTGCTTAGTGTGCATTGTAATTGTAATAGCTACAGAGATCTGGACACGTATTCATTGGTTTGTTCAGCTAAAACGTGTTTTATTAATAAGTTTTCTCATCAGTTTTGCATGGAATTGGCTGTACTTGTATAAG CTGGCCTTTGCGCAGCATCAAGCAGAAATTGCGAAAATGGGGCAGTTTGATAACGTCTGCGCTGAGAAGTTGGACTGGAGGGAAAGTCTTATTG AATGGCTCAGAAGTAAATGGATGTTTCAGGATGATCCCTGTCAGAAGTACTATGAAACTCTACTAGTAAATCCTGTTTTGCTGGTTCCACCGACAAAG gCATTGGCAATTACTTTCACCAACTTTGTAACTGAGCCTTTGAAGCACGTAGGACAAGGTATTGGTGAATTCATCAAAGCACTTATGAAGGAGATACCATTTATTCTGCAGGTTCCAGTGCTAATTATGATGGCTCTGGCTGTCCTG gCTTTCTGCTATGGTGCAGGATCATCAGTGTCTATGTTAAGATACTTGACatcttttcagaagagaagtCTTCCTCCACCTGATGGTCAACAGGAGAAAATAGACTTCGGGCAATATGATGGGAGTAAATCAGATGGCTATTATTCGCAGAAGCTTCCTTACGTTCATAGAGAACTTTATGACAGAGGCGATGCTCCTATGAGACCAGGAAATGGCAGCAGAAGTCCTGACACCAGGCATACAAGCAATGAGCCAGCTACGCAAGTAGAAGAGTCTCACAAACCAGAACCCGGT AATAGATTGCACACTCAGTCTGAAGTTTGTAGACTAGAAACTATCACAGCTGAAAACCTTACTGAAGAACATGCTCTtgagcagcagaaacaggagACAGGCAAAGCAGAGCGAAAGACTGGAGAAAATTGTGAGCCTAATAAAACCCTAGAAGGGAAAAGTTCTGCAATGGAACCatgtgaagagaagaaaaagagcagtTCACCTGACTCACAGGAAGGAGACTAA
- the CLCC1 gene encoding chloride channel CLIC-like protein 1 isoform X3 produces MMLDPCLEAWAVLIESGKVHDDEWIDPTDMLNYDAASGTMRRPYKIAECEKRNAKSRESRSFYILKRYLNKILNEAGKLGLPEEDVGHIHYDAEIILTKKTHLEIVRFLNEETWQSGAVDDALSDILINFKHHDYEAWHWRFEDAFGIDLYNIFLILLCLVCIVIVIATEIWTRIHWFVQLKRVLLISFLISFAWNWLYLYKLAFAQHQAEIAKMGQFDNVCAEKLDWRESLIEWLRSKWMFQDDPCQKYYETLLVNPVLLVPPTKALAITFTNFVTEPLKHVGQGIGEFIKALMKEIPFILQVPVLIMMALAVLAFCYGAGSSVSMLRYLTSFQKRSLPPPDGQQEKIDFGQYDGSKSDGYYSQKLPYVHRELYDRGDAPMRPGNGSRSPDTRHTSNEPATQVEESHKPEPGNRLHTQSEVCRLETITAENLTEEHALEQQKQETGKAERKTGENCEPNKTLEGKSSAMEPCEEKKKSSSPDSQEGD; encoded by the exons ATGATGCTGGACCCTTGTCTCGAAGCCTGGG CTGTGCTAATAGAGAGTGGTAAAGTTCACGATGATGAATGGATTGACCCCACGGATATGCTCAATTACGATGCAGCATCAGGAACAATGAGAAGACCTTACAAG ATTGCAGAATGTGAGAAGAGGAATGCCAAATCACGTGAAAGCCGTAGCTTTTATATTTTGAAGCGATACTTGAATAAGATTTTAAATGAAGCTGGAAAACTTGGCCTT CCTGAGGAAGATGTGGGCCACATCCATTATGATGCTGAGATCATCCTTACAAAAAAGACACATTTGGAGATTGTCAGGTTTCTCAATGAGGAAACTTGGCAGTCTGGTGCTGTGGATGATGCACTTAGTGATATTTTGATCAATTTTAAGCACCATGATTATGAAGCTTGGCACTGGAGATTTGAAGACGCTTTTGGAATTGATCTATATAATATCTTTTTG atactCTTGTGCTTAGTGTGCATTGTAATTGTAATAGCTACAGAGATCTGGACACGTATTCATTGGTTTGTTCAGCTAAAACGTGTTTTATTAATAAGTTTTCTCATCAGTTTTGCATGGAATTGGCTGTACTTGTATAAG CTGGCCTTTGCGCAGCATCAAGCAGAAATTGCGAAAATGGGGCAGTTTGATAACGTCTGCGCTGAGAAGTTGGACTGGAGGGAAAGTCTTATTG AATGGCTCAGAAGTAAATGGATGTTTCAGGATGATCCCTGTCAGAAGTACTATGAAACTCTACTAGTAAATCCTGTTTTGCTGGTTCCACCGACAAAG gCATTGGCAATTACTTTCACCAACTTTGTAACTGAGCCTTTGAAGCACGTAGGACAAGGTATTGGTGAATTCATCAAAGCACTTATGAAGGAGATACCATTTATTCTGCAGGTTCCAGTGCTAATTATGATGGCTCTGGCTGTCCTG gCTTTCTGCTATGGTGCAGGATCATCAGTGTCTATGTTAAGATACTTGACatcttttcagaagagaagtCTTCCTCCACCTGATGGTCAACAGGAGAAAATAGACTTCGGGCAATATGATGGGAGTAAATCAGATGGCTATTATTCGCAGAAGCTTCCTTACGTTCATAGAGAACTTTATGACAGAGGCGATGCTCCTATGAGACCAGGAAATGGCAGCAGAAGTCCTGACACCAGGCATACAAGCAATGAGCCAGCTACGCAAGTAGAAGAGTCTCACAAACCAGAACCCGGT AATAGATTGCACACTCAGTCTGAAGTTTGTAGACTAGAAACTATCACAGCTGAAAACCTTACTGAAGAACATGCTCTtgagcagcagaaacaggagACAGGCAAAGCAGAGCGAAAGACTGGAGAAAATTGTGAGCCTAATAAAACCCTAGAAGGGAAAAGTTCTGCAATGGAACCatgtgaagagaagaaaaagagcagtTCACCTGACTCACAGGAAGGAGACTAA